One part of the Schistocerca serialis cubense isolate TAMUIC-IGC-003099 unplaced genomic scaffold, iqSchSeri2.2 HiC_scaffold_698, whole genome shotgun sequence genome encodes these proteins:
- the LOC126449163 gene encoding uncharacterized protein LOC126449163 — MDPNNSCLTAIEDVVTTDRTLSAATSATPPAHSDTASTVGASCAPSGYRPISAVELYVIMNRIAKPETPAEKEAAERAYAHFVRHDLAAARAQQPQTESSFPLSELPRSAIEEVIVPPGALLGVATQDVAALAEAAPNGVASPVLATQEASALLIAPTDNSSEEAASAPVLAAQRLTDSDHPNPTRHPTTPVLLEIPEANLGTLLSAEMPMDVQQASRKRPATSDSEEQTAVTAPEGRQTKKKAAAADAPTAPPAAEEDGFTVPNRRHTAKPKRLEKVLAPPPATSNRFAEATEVVMEAEPAAPARKHTRPPPVVVTWDDEFMDLRRMIKEVVERDEQPKCCNCSEPHVASYRGCNAFKSRKRGKAAKKVQPGVSFASVAGRRAAEQQAPPRGERRLPARNLQPPTNTQPEPSAAGLLPPPPPTRAENGQAASAAQTPVAKQCQPSTAPAPPAPAAASAISDDLQTLLQTLNRIMTQLPSLVSAAATALQAIAQPPSHG, encoded by the exons ATGGACCCAAATAATAGCTGCCTAACCGCCATAGAGGATGTTGTCACGACAGACCGCACTCTGTCGGCGGCAACATCCGCCACACCACCCGCCCACAGCGATACCGCGTCCACGGTCGGCGCTTCTTGCGCCCCCTcaggctaccgccccatctctgctGTTGAGCTGTATGTGATTATGAATCGCATAGCAAAGCCAGAAACACCCGCAGAAAAAGAGGCCGCGGAAAGGGCGTacgcacatttcgtgcgccacgacTTAGCCGCCGCCCGGGCACAACAGCCGCAAACAGAGTCTTCCTTTCCGCTGAGTGAACTGCCGCGCTCGGCCATAGAAGAGGTGATTGTTCCGCCGGGAGCCCTGCTGGGTGTAGCAACTCAAGATGTTGCTGCTCTGGCGGAGGCGGCCCCGAATGGTGTTGCGTCACCAGTCTTGGCTACTCAAGAAGCCAGTGCGCTGCTGATCGCCCCAACGGACAATTCCAGTGAAGAAGCCGCTAGCGCGCCAGTCCTCGCCGCGCAGAGACTGACTGACAGCGACCACCCAAACCCAACACGGCACCCAACAACGCCAGTTCTACTAGAAATTCCTGAAGCCAACCTGGGGACACTTCTATCGGCAGAAATGCCGATGGATGTGCAACAGGCATCACGGAAACGACCAGCCACCTCTGACTCTGAGGAACAAACCGCAGTAACCGCGCCTGAAGGGCGCCAAACAAAAAAGAAGGCTGCTGCTGCAGACGCCCCCACAGCGCCCCCTGCAGCCGAGGAAGACGGTTTTACCGTACCAAACCGGCGGCACACTGCCAAGCCCAAAAGGCTGGAGAAGGTGCTCGCCCCACCGCCAGCCACATCAAATCGGTTCGCAGAGGCAACCGAAGTTGTCATGGAAGCGGAACCCGCCGCCCCAGCACGTAAACACACACGCCCCCCTCCAGTAGTCGTGACGTGGGACGACGAGTTCATGGACCTCCGCCGCATGATTAAAGAAGTGGTGGAA CGCGACGAACAGcccaaatgctgcaactgcagtgagccGCATGTTGCTAGCTACAGGGGCTGTAACGCATTCAAATCCCGCAAGCGTGGCAAGGCTGCCAAAAAAGTGCAGCCAGGAGTCAGTTTTGCGTCCGTTGCCGGGAGACGGGCTGCTGAACAGCAGGCCCCGCCTCGCGGTGAACGCCGCCTACCTGCCCGCAACCTGCAACCACCTACCAACACACAGCCGGAACCCAGTGCTGCTGGGCTACTCCCACCGCCCCCCCCGACCCGCGCCGAAAATGGACAGGCTGCCTCTGCTGCGCAGACACCCGTCGCAAAACAGTGCCAGCCTAGTACAGCCCCAGCGCCACCCGCCCCCGCGGCCGCGAGCGCTATCAGTGATGACCTGCAGACGCTACTGCAAACATTAAACAGAATCATGACACAACTACCCAGTCTAGTCTCCGCAGCTGCGACGGCCCTCCAGGCCATCGCCCAGCCCCCCAGTCATGGATAA